The following coding sequences lie in one Mesorhizobium sp. DCY119 genomic window:
- the rsmH gene encoding 16S rRNA (cytosine(1402)-N(4))-methyltransferase RsmH: MMTSDGEDDHAVGGSAPHIPVLLDEVISALALETGDRIVDGTFGAGGYTKAILAQGANVVAVDRDPDAISAGRELEAQSGGRLQLVHGPFSQLDDYAHDVDGVVLDIGVSSMQLDQAERGFSFRFDGPLDMRMAQEGLSAADVVNRFKSGDLARIFGFLGEERHAGRIARMIEKRRAVRFFERTRDLAEAIADHVGRNPKDKIHPATRVFQALRIYVNDELGELARALFAAERALKPGGRLVVVTFHSLEDRIVKRFIVNRSGSAAGSRYMPETQVQAATFEKSGGAVGPSEAETEANPRARSAKLRAAIRTEAPSRSDDLSIFGLPKLPEIRSER; encoded by the coding sequence ATGATGACGAGCGATGGCGAAGACGATCATGCCGTTGGCGGATCGGCTCCCCACATTCCGGTTCTGCTCGATGAAGTGATCTCGGCATTGGCGCTTGAGACAGGCGACAGGATCGTTGACGGCACTTTTGGCGCAGGCGGTTATACGAAAGCAATTCTGGCGCAGGGCGCGAATGTCGTTGCCGTGGATCGCGATCCCGATGCGATTTCTGCCGGGCGCGAACTCGAGGCGCAATCGGGCGGCCGTCTGCAACTGGTGCACGGGCCGTTCTCGCAGCTCGACGATTATGCACACGATGTCGATGGCGTCGTGCTCGATATCGGCGTTTCCTCGATGCAGCTCGACCAGGCCGAGCGCGGCTTTTCCTTCCGCTTCGACGGCCCGCTCGACATGCGCATGGCGCAGGAAGGCCTCAGCGCTGCCGATGTCGTCAATCGCTTCAAGTCGGGCGATCTCGCCCGTATCTTCGGCTTTCTCGGTGAGGAGCGTCACGCCGGGCGCATCGCACGCATGATCGAGAAGCGCCGTGCAGTGCGCTTCTTCGAGCGCACGCGCGATCTGGCCGAGGCGATTGCCGATCACGTCGGGCGCAATCCCAAGGACAAGATCCATCCGGCGACGCGCGTCTTCCAGGCGCTGCGCATCTACGTCAATGACGAGCTTGGCGAACTGGCGCGCGCGCTGTTTGCCGCCGAGCGAGCATTGAAGCCCGGCGGACGACTGGTCGTGGTGACCTTCCATTCGCTCGAGGATCGCATCGTCAAGCGCTTCATCGTCAATCGTTCCGGCAGTGCTGCCGGCTCGCGCTACATGCCTGAAACGCAGGTCCAGGCTGCAACCTTCGAAAAATCGGGCGGCGCAGTCGGACCTTCCGAGGCCGAGACCGAAGCAAATCCGCGCGCGCGTTCTGCCAAGCTGCGCGCCGCGATCCGCACGGAAGCGCCGTCGCGTTCCGACGACCTGTCGATCTTCGGCCTACCCAAACTCCCTGAAATCCGGTCCGAAAGGTAA
- a CDS encoding penicillin-binding protein 2, translating to MMKFWRKRISKAESSTASIIVEGARKATGGRSKNRVVMTMAVFLGIYATIAGRLVYLGFQDPEASGGPVSRVTASRPDIVDRNGEVLATDIKTASLFAEPRRIVDADEVIEKLQTVLPDIEVEQTYNKLKSGTGFVWLKRQLSPKQQNDIMQLGLPGIGFRTEKRRFYPGGPTASHILGLTNIDNQGIAGMEKYIDDQGLADLQASGLATAKDLKPVRLSIDLRVQHIVRDEVSRAMEKFHAIAAGAVVLNAKTGEVLAMASVPDFDPNNPYNALDKDHLNRMSAGTYEMGSTIKSFTTAMALDSGKVTLNSTFDARRPITIGRQTIRDFHGKGRILTVPEVFIYSSNIGSAREADVVGIEGHREFLKRIGLLDRMKTELPEVARPSEPKVWKKVHSITIAFGHGMSTTPLQTAVGAAALMNGGLLFEPTFLPRTQAQADAVATRVIKEKTGEDMRYLYRLNATAPGGSGKRAAVPGYRVGGKTGTAEKVVNGRYSSTVRFNAFVAAFPMEDPQYIVLSIIDEPKPEKPGAGATAGFNAAPIVSNIIRRSASFLGVQPDFGHETEAKLVSYQ from the coding sequence ATGATGAAGTTTTGGCGCAAGCGCATCTCGAAGGCTGAATCCTCAACGGCGTCGATCATCGTCGAGGGCGCGCGCAAGGCGACAGGCGGACGGTCGAAAAACCGCGTGGTCATGACCATGGCGGTGTTCCTGGGCATTTACGCGACCATCGCGGGGCGTCTCGTCTATCTCGGCTTCCAGGACCCCGAAGCTTCGGGTGGCCCCGTCTCGCGGGTCACCGCGTCGCGTCCCGACATTGTCGACCGCAACGGCGAGGTGCTGGCCACGGACATCAAGACGGCTTCGCTGTTTGCCGAACCGCGCCGCATCGTCGATGCCGACGAGGTCATCGAGAAGCTCCAGACCGTGTTGCCCGACATCGAAGTCGAGCAGACCTACAACAAGCTGAAGAGCGGTACCGGTTTCGTCTGGCTGAAGCGCCAGCTTTCGCCGAAGCAGCAGAACGACATCATGCAGCTCGGCCTGCCGGGCATCGGCTTCCGTACCGAGAAGCGGCGCTTCTATCCGGGCGGCCCGACGGCTTCGCACATTCTTGGCCTGACCAATATCGACAATCAGGGCATCGCCGGAATGGAGAAGTATATCGACGATCAGGGCCTTGCCGATTTGCAGGCCTCGGGTCTGGCAACAGCGAAAGACCTGAAGCCGGTGCGGCTTTCGATCGATCTTCGTGTGCAGCATATCGTGCGCGACGAGGTCTCCCGCGCCATGGAAAAATTTCACGCCATTGCGGCGGGTGCGGTCGTGCTCAACGCCAAGACCGGCGAAGTTCTGGCCATGGCCTCAGTGCCGGACTTCGACCCGAACAATCCCTACAACGCGCTCGACAAGGATCACCTGAACCGCATGTCGGCAGGCACCTACGAGATGGGCTCGACCATCAAGAGCTTCACCACCGCGATGGCGCTGGATTCGGGCAAGGTGACGCTCAACAGCACCTTCGACGCGCGTCGGCCGATCACCATCGGCCGCCAGACGATCCGCGACTTCCACGGCAAGGGCCGCATTCTGACCGTGCCGGAAGTGTTCATCTATTCGTCCAACATCGGCTCGGCGCGCGAGGCTGACGTGGTCGGCATCGAGGGACACCGTGAGTTCCTGAAGCGCATTGGCCTTCTCGACCGCATGAAAACCGAACTTCCGGAAGTGGCGCGCCCGTCCGAGCCGAAAGTCTGGAAGAAGGTGCATTCGATCACCATCGCCTTCGGCCACGGCATGTCGACGACACCGCTGCAGACGGCTGTCGGTGCGGCGGCGCTGATGAACGGCGGCCTGCTGTTCGAGCCGACATTCCTGCCGCGCACGCAGGCGCAGGCCGACGCTGTGGCCACGCGCGTGATAAAGGAAAAGACCGGCGAGGATATGCGCTACCTCTACCGTTTGAACGCGACCGCGCCCGGCGGCTCCGGCAAGCGCGCTGCAGTTCCCGGCTATCGCGTCGGCGGCAAGACCGGCACCGCCGAAAAAGTCGTGAACGGCCGTTACTCCTCGACTGTCCGGTTCAACGCCTTCGTCGCGGCCTTCCCGATGGAAGACCCGCAATACATCGTGCTCAGCATTATCGATGAGCCGAAGCCCGAAAAGCCCGGCGCGGGCGCCACGGCCGGGTTCAATGCGGCACCTATTGTGTCGAATATCATCAGGCGTTCTGCTTCCTTTCTTGGCGTACAGCCAGATTTCGGCCATGAAACTGAAGCTAAGCTGGTTTCGTACCAATGA
- a CDS encoding UDP-N-acetylmuramoyl-L-alanyl-D-glutamate--2,6-diaminopimelate ligase, producing the protein MKLKELAGILPVEGTFPGDLETGGVSSDSRTIQTGDIFVAVAGTKADGAVYAADAEKRGAAAIVAAKGAQLGSPSIPVLSVDDPRRALALLAARLFSGQPETMVAVTGTSGKTSVAAFTRQIWERAGFAAASIGTTGVVAPGRNEYGSLTTPDPVELHRLLSELAKAGVTHASMEASSHGLDQRRLDGVKLAAGGFTNLGRDHMDYHPTVEEYHQAKLRLFDTLLPKGAPAVIFADDPWSQPTVAAAKAAGLEVLTVGRHGDFLRLKRVEHERYRQRAEIEAGGIIHEIDLPLAGDFQIYNALVAAGLAIATGTDAAKALGALEKLKGAPGRLDLVGTTVEGAPIYVDYAHKPDALENVLASVRPFTTGRVVVVFGCGGDRDRGKRPIMGEIATRLADVTIVTDDNPRSEVPETIRAAILAAAPNAIEIGDRRAAIREAISMLHAGDTLIVAGKGHEEGQTIGSETFPFSDHEEVRQALREHAA; encoded by the coding sequence ATGAAGCTGAAAGAACTTGCCGGTATCCTGCCTGTCGAAGGGACATTTCCAGGCGATCTGGAGACGGGCGGAGTTTCTTCGGACTCCCGCACGATACAGACTGGCGACATCTTCGTGGCCGTGGCCGGCACCAAGGCCGACGGCGCGGTTTATGCCGCTGACGCCGAAAAGCGTGGTGCGGCAGCGATCGTCGCCGCCAAGGGCGCGCAGTTGGGCTCGCCCTCTATCCCGGTGCTGTCGGTGGACGATCCGAGGCGTGCGCTGGCGCTGCTTGCGGCTCGGCTATTCAGCGGTCAACCCGAAACCATGGTCGCCGTGACGGGCACGAGCGGCAAGACGTCCGTCGCAGCGTTCACGCGTCAGATTTGGGAGCGGGCGGGCTTCGCAGCAGCCAGCATCGGCACCACCGGCGTCGTCGCACCTGGCCGCAACGAATATGGTTCGCTGACCACGCCCGACCCGGTCGAACTCCATCGCCTGCTGTCGGAATTGGCCAAGGCCGGCGTGACCCATGCTTCGATGGAAGCTTCCAGCCATGGCCTCGACCAGCGCCGACTGGATGGCGTGAAGCTTGCCGCCGGCGGCTTCACCAATCTCGGCCGCGACCATATGGATTATCATCCGACGGTCGAGGAATATCACCAGGCAAAGCTTCGCCTGTTCGACACGTTGCTGCCGAAAGGCGCGCCGGCGGTGATCTTTGCCGACGATCCATGGTCGCAGCCGACCGTCGCCGCCGCGAAGGCGGCAGGCCTCGAAGTGCTGACCGTCGGCCGCCACGGCGACTTCCTGCGCTTGAAGCGCGTCGAGCACGAGCGCTATCGCCAGCGCGCCGAGATCGAAGCCGGCGGCATTATTCATGAAATCGATCTGCCGCTGGCCGGCGATTTCCAGATCTACAACGCGCTGGTTGCTGCCGGTCTTGCCATTGCTACGGGCACGGACGCCGCAAAGGCGCTTGGTGCGCTCGAAAAGCTGAAAGGCGCTCCCGGCAGGCTGGACCTCGTCGGTACCACCGTCGAAGGCGCGCCGATCTATGTCGATTACGCCCACAAGCCAGACGCGCTGGAGAATGTGCTGGCTTCTGTCCGTCCCTTCACGACCGGCCGTGTCGTCGTGGTGTTCGGCTGCGGCGGCGATCGTGATCGCGGCAAGCGTCCGATCATGGGCGAGATCGCGACACGTCTCGCCGATGTCACCATCGTCACCGACGACAATCCGCGCTCGGAAGTACCCGAGACGATCCGCGCCGCCATTCTGGCCGCCGCACCCAATGCCATCGAGATCGGAGACCGCCGCGCCGCCATTCGCGAGGCGATATCGATGCTTCACGCCGGCGATACGTTGATCGTCGCGGGCAAGGGCCACGAGGAAGGCCAGACCATCGGTTCCGAAACCTTCCCGTTCTCGGATCATGAAGAAGTGCGGCAGGCTCTTAGGGAGCATGCGGCATGA
- a CDS encoding UDP-N-acetylmuramoylalanyl-D-glutamyl-2,6-diaminopimelate--D-alanyl-D-alanine ligase: MSLLWTSDALIAAMDGRPLGHMPDGITGISIDSRSLKPGEAFFAIKGEAMDGHDFATAAVKAGAGLLVVAEGKLPALGRLTAPMIVVPDVLVALEKAGIAARARAQGKIIAVTGSVGKTSTKEALRHALSAVGKVHASAASFNNHWGVPLTLARMPEDCDYAIFEIGMNHENEIRPLVKMVRPHIAIITAIAAAHLGHFKSLDDIAKAKAEIFEGIEPHGTALINRDDARFKLLEKLAHAAGVENVVGFGEHVRAQVKLTNFVLHADHSIMTAKVLGKEVAAKIGAPGRHIVQNVLAVLGAAHLAGADVTKVALALEDLVPERGRGQRHVLRHREGPFTLIDESYNANPASMKAAMALLEATPVSGEGRRVAVLGDMLELGQHSAKLHAALAELVTEGKTNRVFLAGPEIKALAEVLPSDFHTEYRASAQDLKSVLIKAIRPGDVIMIKSSKGIGFSKLVDALLEKFPAQAGSTANS; encoded by the coding sequence ATGAGCTTGCTCTGGACCTCCGATGCGCTGATTGCGGCAATGGACGGTCGCCCGCTCGGGCATATGCCTGATGGCATAACCGGCATTTCCATCGACAGCCGCAGCCTGAAGCCGGGAGAGGCGTTTTTCGCCATCAAGGGCGAGGCCATGGACGGCCACGATTTCGCAACCGCCGCAGTCAAGGCTGGTGCGGGTCTGCTGGTCGTGGCCGAAGGCAAGCTGCCGGCGCTCGGGCGACTGACCGCGCCGATGATCGTCGTGCCGGACGTGCTGGTAGCACTCGAAAAGGCCGGCATCGCAGCACGCGCCCGTGCACAGGGCAAAATCATCGCCGTGACCGGTTCGGTCGGCAAGACCAGCACCAAGGAAGCGCTGCGTCACGCGCTTTCGGCTGTGGGCAAGGTGCATGCCTCGGCCGCGTCCTTCAACAATCACTGGGGCGTGCCGCTGACGCTCGCCCGCATGCCGGAAGATTGCGATTACGCCATCTTTGAGATCGGCATGAACCACGAGAATGAAATCCGCCCGCTGGTGAAGATGGTGAGGCCGCATATCGCGATCATCACCGCCATCGCGGCGGCGCATCTCGGGCATTTCAAGAGCCTCGACGATATCGCCAAGGCCAAGGCTGAGATTTTCGAGGGTATCGAGCCGCATGGCACGGCGCTCATCAACCGTGACGATGCTCGCTTCAAGCTGCTGGAAAAGCTGGCGCATGCGGCCGGCGTCGAAAATGTCGTCGGTTTCGGAGAGCATGTGCGGGCGCAGGTGAAACTCACCAATTTTGTGCTTCACGCCGATCATTCGATCATGACGGCGAAGGTGCTAGGCAAGGAAGTTGCCGCCAAGATCGGCGCCCCGGGCCGTCACATCGTCCAGAACGTTCTGGCGGTTCTCGGTGCTGCGCATCTTGCCGGCGCAGACGTGACCAAGGTGGCTTTGGCGCTCGAAGATCTGGTGCCGGAGCGCGGTCGCGGGCAACGCCATGTGCTGCGTCACCGCGAGGGGCCGTTCACGCTGATCGATGAGAGCTACAACGCCAATCCGGCATCCATGAAGGCGGCGATGGCGCTTCTGGAGGCGACGCCGGTTTCGGGAGAGGGGCGGCGTGTCGCTGTGCTTGGCGATATGCTGGAGCTTGGCCAGCATTCGGCGAAGCTGCACGCAGCGCTGGCCGAGCTTGTCACCGAAGGCAAGACCAATCGCGTCTTTCTCGCCGGGCCGGAGATCAAGGCTCTGGCGGAGGTTCTGCCGAGCGATTTTCATACTGAGTACCGGGCAAGCGCGCAGGACCTCAAGTCGGTCCTGATCAAGGCGATCCGTCCGGGCGACGTCATCATGATCAAGTCATCGAAGGGCATCGGTTTTTCGAAACTTGTCGATGCGCTTCTCGAAAAGTTCCCGGCGCAGGCCGGAAGCACTGCAAACAGCTGA
- the mraY gene encoding phospho-N-acetylmuramoyl-pentapeptide-transferase: MLTLLVDFADHFSAFNVFRYITFRTGGALITSALIVFIFGPMIINSLRVRQGKGQPIRADGPQTHFKKAGTPTMGGLMIISGIVGSSLLWANITSAYVWIVLLVTLGFGAIGFYDDYLKVTKQSHLGFSGKARLAIEFVIAAIAGWAIMHAGQEPFSSSLTFPFIKDFLINLGWFFIPFACIVIVGAGNAVNLTDGLDGLAIVPIMIAAASFGVIAYLSGNAVFAEYLQIHFVPGTGELAVILGAVIGAGLGFLWFNAPPAAIFMGDTGSLAMGGLIGTIAVATKHEIVLAIIGGLFVMEALSVIIQVGFFKATGKRVFLMAPIHHHFEKLGWTESQVVIRFWIIAVILALVGLSTLKLR; this comes from the coding sequence ATGCTTACTTTACTGGTTGATTTTGCGGACCATTTTTCGGCCTTCAATGTCTTTCGCTACATCACGTTCCGCACCGGCGGAGCGCTGATCACCTCGGCGCTGATCGTCTTCATCTTCGGGCCGATGATCATCAACTCGCTGAGGGTCAGGCAGGGCAAGGGTCAGCCGATCCGCGCCGACGGGCCGCAAACCCATTTCAAGAAGGCCGGCACCCCGACCATGGGTGGCCTGATGATCATCTCGGGCATCGTCGGTTCGTCGCTGCTATGGGCGAATATAACCAGCGCCTATGTCTGGATCGTCCTGCTTGTGACGCTTGGCTTCGGCGCGATCGGCTTCTACGACGACTATCTGAAGGTGACGAAACAGTCGCATCTCGGCTTTTCCGGCAAGGCGCGGCTGGCGATCGAATTCGTCATCGCGGCAATCGCCGGCTGGGCGATCATGCATGCGGGGCAGGAGCCCTTCTCGTCCTCGCTGACATTCCCCTTCATCAAGGATTTCCTGATCAATCTCGGCTGGTTCTTCATACCTTTCGCCTGCATCGTGATCGTCGGAGCAGGCAACGCGGTCAACCTCACCGACGGGCTGGACGGGCTTGCCATCGTGCCGATCATGATCGCGGCCGCGTCCTTCGGCGTCATCGCCTACCTCTCGGGTAACGCGGTATTCGCTGAATATCTGCAGATCCATTTCGTGCCCGGCACCGGCGAACTCGCGGTGATCCTCGGCGCAGTCATCGGCGCCGGTCTCGGCTTTCTCTGGTTCAATGCACCGCCGGCCGCCATTTTCATGGGTGACACCGGCTCGCTGGCAATGGGCGGCCTTATCGGCACCATCGCCGTGGCGACGAAGCACGAGATCGTGCTGGCCATTATCGGCGGCCTGTTCGTCATGGAAGCCCTGTCGGTCATCATCCAGGTCGGCTTCTTCAAGGCGACCGGCAAGCGCGTGTTTCTGATGGCGCCAATCCACCATCATTTCGAAAAGCTCGGCTGGACCGAGAGCCAGGTCGTGATCCGCTTCTGGATCATCGCCGTCATTCTTGCGCTGGTCGGCTTGTCGACCCTAAAGTTGCGGTAG
- the murD gene encoding UDP-N-acetylmuramoyl-L-alanine--D-glutamate ligase has protein sequence MIPARSFGGRRVALFGLGGSGIATAHALIEGGASVSAWDDNPESVLKAKAAGIETKDLRQADWSHFSSFVLSPGVPLTHPKPHWTVELARGAGVEVIGDIELFARERIARAPASPFIAITGTNGKSTTTALTAHIIQASGRDTQMGGNIGRAVMTLDPPKNDRHYVVECSSYQIDLAPSINPTAGILLNLTPDHLDRHGTMQHYASIKERLVAGSETAIIGIDDIYCAQIADRLEKAGKDVVRISKRLPLTDGYFADGTNLMEAKHGRFSRIAFLEGIGSLRGQHNAQNALAAVVACMKVGLDLGEIQSGLESFPGLAHRMEQVARRDHVLFINDSKATNADAAAPALSSFPRIYWIAGGLQKEGGIEPLRGFFSRIAKAYLIGEAAPAFSATLGEAVPYEISGTLAAAVEHAARDAALDDASEAVVLLSPACASFDQFKNFEIRGAAFKEAVGALERIKPIGGTR, from the coding sequence ATGATTCCAGCGCGCTCGTTCGGCGGCAGGCGTGTAGCGCTCTTCGGGCTTGGCGGCTCGGGGATAGCGACGGCGCATGCGCTCATCGAAGGCGGCGCCAGCGTGTCGGCGTGGGACGATAATCCCGAAAGCGTGCTCAAGGCCAAGGCGGCGGGAATCGAGACGAAGGATCTGCGCCAGGCAGACTGGTCGCATTTTTCCTCGTTCGTCCTGTCTCCCGGCGTGCCGCTGACACATCCGAAGCCGCACTGGACGGTGGAGCTGGCGCGGGGTGCAGGTGTCGAGGTCATCGGCGACATCGAATTGTTTGCGCGCGAGCGCATTGCGCGGGCGCCGGCGTCTCCCTTCATTGCGATCACCGGCACCAACGGGAAATCGACGACCACGGCACTGACCGCCCATATCATCCAGGCGTCCGGCCGTGATACGCAGATGGGCGGCAATATCGGCCGCGCCGTCATGACACTCGATCCGCCGAAGAACGATCGCCATTACGTGGTCGAATGCTCTTCCTATCAGATCGATCTTGCGCCTTCGATCAACCCCACGGCGGGCATCCTGCTCAACCTGACGCCTGACCATCTCGATCGTCACGGCACGATGCAGCACTACGCGTCGATCAAGGAGCGGCTGGTTGCGGGCAGCGAGACCGCAATCATCGGCATCGATGATATCTACTGCGCCCAGATCGCCGACCGCCTCGAAAAGGCGGGCAAGGATGTCGTGCGCATTTCCAAGCGATTGCCGCTGACCGACGGTTATTTCGCCGATGGCACCAATCTGATGGAAGCAAAGCACGGTCGCTTCAGCCGCATTGCTTTCCTTGAAGGCATCGGCTCGCTGCGCGGGCAGCACAATGCGCAGAACGCGCTTGCTGCAGTCGTCGCCTGCATGAAAGTAGGCCTCGATCTTGGCGAGATACAGTCCGGCCTCGAAAGCTTTCCGGGCCTCGCCCACCGCATGGAGCAGGTGGCCCGCCGCGACCATGTGCTGTTCATCAACGATTCCAAGGCGACCAACGCGGATGCGGCAGCACCTGCTCTCTCGAGCTTCCCGCGCATCTACTGGATCGCCGGCGGATTGCAGAAGGAAGGCGGCATCGAGCCATTGCGCGGGTTCTTTTCGCGCATCGCCAAGGCCTATCTGATCGGCGAGGCGGCACCAGCCTTCTCGGCGACGCTGGGCGAGGCCGTGCCCTACGAGATTTCCGGCACGCTCGCTGCGGCCGTCGAGCATGCGGCGCGCGACGCCGCCCTCGACGATGCCAGCGAGGCGGTCGTCCTGTTGTCGCCGGCCTGTGCGAGTTTCGACCAGTTCAAGAATTTCGAAATACGCGGCGCAGCCTTCAAGGAGGCTGTCGGCGCGCTTGAGAGAATAAAGCCCATTGGAGGGACACGCTGA
- the ftsW gene encoding putative lipid II flippase FtsW has translation MASRLDKSPVAIWWRTIDRWFLAAFLSLMGLGIILSFAASPAVAERIGLGSFHFATRQIFFTIPALAVMLAVSFLEAREVRRMALIMLCVSLVLMVAVLYIGVEVKGARRWVSFAGVSIQPSEFLKPAFVIVCAWLFAEHARQPDIPGNLFAMILLGLVVALLVAQPDLGQTMLALGTWGVMFFMAGMPWLWIVVLGALGAGGAVAAYTIFPHVAGRIDRFVTGEGDTFQVDMGREAVINGGWFGVGPGEGTVKRIIPDSHADFVFAVAGEEFGIVLCFAIMFLFAFIVLRGLNTALKEQDDFTRYAVAGLVVVFGFQSVINMGVNLQLMPAKGMTLPFISYGGSSLIAIAISMGMVLALTRKRPEKRKQVGFSGLSQHAMPAE, from the coding sequence ATGGCAAGCCGTCTGGACAAAAGCCCGGTCGCAATCTGGTGGCGAACGATCGATCGCTGGTTTCTCGCTGCCTTCCTGTCCTTGATGGGCCTCGGGATCATCCTGTCATTCGCGGCTAGTCCGGCGGTGGCCGAGCGCATCGGGCTCGGCAGTTTCCACTTCGCCACAAGGCAGATTTTCTTCACCATCCCGGCACTGGCGGTGATGCTTGCAGTGTCCTTCCTGGAAGCGCGGGAGGTGCGGCGCATGGCGCTCATCATGCTGTGCGTCTCACTGGTGCTGATGGTGGCGGTCCTCTACATCGGCGTCGAGGTCAAGGGCGCGCGGCGCTGGGTGTCATTCGCCGGCGTCTCGATCCAGCCTTCGGAGTTTCTGAAACCGGCTTTCGTCATCGTCTGCGCCTGGCTGTTCGCCGAGCATGCGCGCCAGCCCGACATTCCCGGCAATCTCTTTGCCATGATCCTGCTCGGCCTCGTCGTGGCCTTGCTGGTGGCGCAGCCTGACCTTGGCCAGACCATGCTGGCGCTCGGCACCTGGGGCGTGATGTTCTTCATGGCCGGCATGCCATGGCTGTGGATCGTCGTGCTCGGCGCGCTTGGCGCCGGCGGTGCGGTGGCGGCCTATACGATATTCCCGCACGTCGCCGGCCGTATCGACCGCTTCGTGACGGGCGAGGGCGATACGTTCCAGGTCGACATGGGCCGCGAGGCTGTCATCAATGGCGGCTGGTTCGGCGTTGGACCGGGTGAGGGCACCGTCAAGCGGATCATCCCCGACAGCCACGCCGACTTCGTCTTTGCGGTCGCCGGCGAGGAATTCGGCATCGTGCTCTGCTTCGCCATCATGTTCCTGTTCGCCTTTATCGTGCTGCGCGGGCTGAACACGGCGCTGAAGGAGCAGGACGATTTCACCCGCTATGCCGTGGCCGGGCTGGTCGTCGTGTTCGGCTTCCAGTCGGTCATCAATATGGGCGTCAACCTGCAGCTCATGCCGGCCAAGGGCATGACCTTGCCTTTCATCTCCTATGGCGGTTCCTCGCTGATCGCGATTGCCATCTCCATGGGCATGGTGCTGGCCCTGACGCGAAAGCGACCGGAAAAGCGCAAGCAGGTCGGCTTCTCGGGGCTCTCCCAGCACGCCATGCCGGCGGAATGA
- the murG gene encoding undecaprenyldiphospho-muramoylpentapeptide beta-N-acetylglucosaminyltransferase — translation MARGTILLAAGGTGGHLFPAEALSHELKARGWDVHLATDDRAGRYAGNFPAKAVHSIASATIGSRNPLKLLASFWTIWRGFRQSSALIRRLKPEVVIGFGGYPTLPPVYAATRRRVRTIIHEQNAVMGRANRALAANVTAIAGGFLDEAASSFGDKTVITGNPVRPAVLEAARTAYAAPVEGEPFRLLVFGGSQGALFFSDAVPPAIAALPEALRKRLVITQQARAEDVARVTAAYAELGIEANVLPFFTDMAARMASSHLVIARSGASTVSEIAVIGRPSLLVPFPYALDHDQAANAATLSALGGAEVHQQATLTTEVLSGLIAGLMTEPDRLVAMASAAKSAGKPDAVRLLADLTEAIAARKPIEDIKEGMRP, via the coding sequence ATGGCGAGGGGGACAATACTTCTTGCCGCCGGCGGTACCGGCGGCCATCTCTTTCCGGCTGAGGCCTTGTCGCATGAACTGAAGGCGCGGGGCTGGGATGTGCATCTTGCCACCGACGACCGTGCGGGACGCTATGCCGGCAATTTTCCGGCCAAGGCGGTTCATTCGATCGCGTCGGCAACGATCGGTTCACGCAATCCGCTGAAGCTGCTCGCGTCGTTCTGGACGATCTGGCGCGGCTTCAGGCAGTCATCGGCGCTGATCCGAAGGCTGAAGCCGGAAGTCGTTATCGGCTTCGGCGGCTACCCGACATTGCCTCCGGTCTATGCCGCGACGCGTCGCCGTGTGAGGACGATAATCCACGAACAGAACGCGGTGATGGGGCGCGCCAACCGCGCTCTGGCGGCAAATGTGACGGCAATCGCCGGCGGCTTCCTAGACGAGGCAGCGAGCAGTTTTGGCGACAAGACCGTCATCACCGGCAACCCGGTCCGCCCGGCAGTGCTCGAGGCTGCCCGCACCGCCTATGCGGCTCCTGTTGAAGGCGAACCTTTCCGCCTGCTGGTATTCGGCGGCAGCCAGGGCGCGCTGTTCTTTTCCGATGCGGTCCCGCCGGCGATCGCTGCTCTCCCCGAAGCTTTGCGCAAGCGGCTGGTCATCACGCAACAGGCCCGCGCCGAGGATGTCGCTCGCGTCACCGCCGCTTATGCCGAACTCGGCATCGAGGCGAATGTGTTGCCGTTCTTCACCGACATGGCGGCGCGAATGGCGTCGTCACATCTGGTGATCGCCCGTTCCGGTGCTTCGACGGTTTCCGAAATCGCCGTCATCGGCCGCCCGTCCTTGCTGGTGCCGTTTCCCTACGCGCTCGACCACGATCAGGCCGCGAATGCTGCGACCCTGTCCGCATTGGGCGGGGCGGAGGTTCACCAGCAGGCGACGCTGACCACGGAAGTCCTCTCCGGCCTGATCGCCGGGCTCATGACCGAACCTGACCGGCTCGTGGCGATGGCCTCGGCTGCAAAGTCAGCCGGCAAACCCGACGCGGTGCGGTTGCTTGCCGACCTCACAGAGGCTATTGCGGCGAGGAAACCGATTGAAGACATAAAAGAAGGGATGCGGCCATGA